The Podospora pseudocomata strain CBS 415.72m chromosome 3, whole genome shotgun sequence genome window below encodes:
- the BRX1 gene encoding Ribosome biogenesis protein brx1 (COG:J; EggNog:ENOG503NUGV) has product MAAVYKSLAKTSSKADKMDIDEDSKSSGNGVRKNKQRVLILSSRGVTHRHRHLLNDLAAMLPHGRKDVKFDSKSNLYQLNELAELYNCNNVMFFEARKGKDLYMWFSKVPNGPTIKFHAQNLHTMEELHFQGNCLKGSRPILSFDATFETEPHLQVIKEVFTHMFGVPEGARKSKPFVDHVMGFSVADGKIWIRNYEIREVAKTKGDDGDEEEEGATSKKSKKGGLDSKETDISLIEIGPRFVLTPIIIQEGAFGGPIIYENKRFISPNHVRAELRKSKASRHVARQEQTRDNLARKRKLGLENGEAFKDKSGLDTRELFA; this is encoded by the exons ATGGCAGCTGTTTACAAATCGCTGGCCAAGACCAGCAGCAAGGCTGACAAGATGGATATCGATGAGGATTCAAAGAGCAGCGGTAACGGGGTTAGGAAAAACAAGCAGAGGGTGTTGATCCTTTCCTCCAGAGGCGTTACCCATAG ACACCGACATCTTCTCAACGACCTGGCGGCTATGCTCCCCCACGGAAGGAAAGACGTCAAGTTTGACTCCAAGTCAAATTTGTACCAGCTGAACGAGCTGGCGGAGCTGTACAACTGCAACAATGTCATGTTTTTTGAGGCGCGCAAGGGGAAGGATTTGTATATGTGGTTCAGCAAGGTTCCTAATGGGCCGACGATTAAATTTCATGCTCAGAATT TGCACACAATGGAGGAACTCCACTTCCAAGGCAACTGCCTCAAGGGCTCGCGACCAATCCTCTCGTTTGACGCCACCTTTGAGACGGAACCGCACCTCcaggtcatcaaggaggTGTTTACACACATGTTTGGCGTGCCCGAGGGCGCGCGCAAGTCCAAGCCGTTTGTTGATCATGTCATGGGGTTCAGCGTGGCGGATGGCAAGATTTGGATTCGCAACTATGAGATTCGGGAAGTGGCCAAGACgaagggggatgatggtgacgaggaagaggagggtgccACCAGCAAAAAGTCAAAGAAGGGCGGGCTCGACAGCAAGGAGACGGACATCAGCTTGATTGAGATTGGCCCGAGATTTGTCCTGACGCCGATTATCATCCAGGAGGGCGCTTTTGGCGGGCCGATTATTTATGAGAACAAGAGGTTCATCTCGCCGAACCATGTGCGGGCGGAGCTGAGGAAGAGCAAGGCGAGCAGGCATGTGGCGAGGCAGGAGCAGACGAGGGATAATCTGGCGAGGAAAAggaagttggggttggagaatggggaggCGTTTAAGGACAAGAGTGGGCTTGATACCCGGGAGTTGTTTGCttag
- the YPT31 gene encoding Rab GTPase ypt31 (COG:U; BUSCO:EOG09264HHW; EggNog:ENOG503NV4U): MANDEYDFLFKVVLIGDSGVGKSNLLSRFTRNEFNLDSKSTIGVEFATRSIQVDNKTIKAQIWDTAGQERYRAITSAYYRGAVGALLVYDISKNITYENVTRWLKELRDHADSNIVIMLVGNKSDLRHLRAVPTDDAKNFAAENHLSFIETSALDATNVELAFQNILTEIYNIVSTKSFAEEDGKKFDPREGGTNITLSQEGPKGESKGCC, translated from the exons ATGGCCAACGACGAGTACGAT TTCCTCTTCAAAG TGGTGTTGATTGGAGACTCTGGTGTCGGAAAGTCCAACCTGCTCAGCCGGTTCACCCGCAATGAGTTCAACCTAGACTCCAAGTCGACCATCGGTGTCGAGTTCGCCACGAGATCGATCCAGGTCGacaacaagaccatcaaggcTCAGATTTGGGATACTGCCGGTCAGGAGCGGTATCGCGCCATCACTTCTGCCTACTACCGTGGCGCCGTCGGCGCTCTCCTCGTCTACGATATCAGCAAGAACATCACCTACGAGAACGTAACCCGGTGGCTCAAGGAGCTGCGGGATCATGCCGACAGCAACATTGTCATCATGCTGGTGGGAAACAAGAGCGATTTGCGACACCTCAGAGCTGTTCCTACAGATGATGCCAAGAACTTTGCGG CCGAGAACCACCTCTCTTTTATCGAGACTTCGGCCCTCGATGCGACCAACGTTGAGCTTGCTTTCCAAAACATCTTGACCG AGATCTACAACATCGTATCGACCAAGAGTttcgccgaggaggacggcaaGAAGTTCGACCCAAGGGAGGGCGGCACAAACATCACGCTGAGCCAGGAAGGGCCAAAGGGGGAGTCCAAGGGTTGCTGTTAA
- a CDS encoding hypothetical protein (EggNog:ENOG503NW93; COG:S) yields MKLFSQIVSQPTPMAAPVVETGQQRLKGRLVLDELPVEIVVEIATNLDFEGFGSMLAVSSFMRCILQKYWRYILSSIIEREFTPVGLFFQAFETGEVTGVGNRSAREWLGRLTGVGGGRDGRDREMDRIMNFCRGVKLWEAEFQRFRFYDCDVGEMRLMNGRERERFRRGLFIWDWFARVHHAGRQTRRTAEPVAFMRRFSTTELHELNDVWETVWAAVGREVCPSVTAVMEVIGDRSLAERIGWGDGEENRQILGTVMKLGPGDLLRLLVGGGGGIGGEGGWIEDTTEALSMAVLSVRHEREKMMGMERSPFPVEGFPGRYGGVLDHEMEESEELRVVHGADGGREGPYSGRYIRGSGIFLIGGVRVGRLVAGTD; encoded by the exons ATGAAGCTCTTCTCACAAATCGTCAGCCAACCAACGCCCATGGCTGCGCCTGTTGTTGAGACGGGACAGCAACGCCTCAAAGGAAGATTAGTCCTGGACGAGCTACCTGTCGAGATTGTCGTCGAGATTGCGACCAATCTCGACTTTGAGGGGTTCGGTAGCATGTTGGCTGTCAGCAGCTTCATGAGGTGCATCTTACAGAAATATTGGAGGTATATCCTGTCTTCCATCATCGAACGGGAGTTCACGCCtgtggggttgttttttcAGGCATTTGAAACGGGGGAGGTAACTGGGGTTGGGAATAGGTCTGCGAGGGAGTGGTTGGGCCGGTTgacgggggttgggggtggccGTGATGGGAGGGATAGGGAGATGGACCGTATCATGAACTTTTGCCGGGGCGTCAAACTCTGGGAGGCGGAATTCCAACGGTTCAGATTCTACGACTGTGATGTTGGggagatgaggttgatgaatgggagggaaagggagcggtttaggagggggttgtttatTTGGGATTGGTTTGCGAGGGTGCATCATGCTGGACGGCAGACCCGACGGACGGCGGAGCCGGTGGCGTTTATGAGGAGGTTTTCCACTACGGAACTACATGAGTTGAATGATGTCTGGGAGACGGTTTGGGctgcggtggggagggaggtttgtCCTTCTGTTACGGCGGTTATGGAGGTGATTGGGGATAGGTcgctggcggagaggattgggtggggggatggggaggagaataGGCAGATTTTGGGGACGGTGATGAAATTGGGGCCGGGGGATTtgctgaggttgttggtggggggagggggggggattgggggagaggggggttg GATTGAGGATACTACCGAGGCGTTGAGCATGGCCGTCTTGAGTGTGAGGcatgagagggagaagatgatggggatggagaggtcgCCTTTtccggtggaggggttccCTGGGAGATACGGAGGTGTGCTTGATCatgagatggaggagagtgaggagctgagggtggttcatggtgctgatggggggagggaggggccTTATTCCGGGCGATATATACGTGGCAGTGGGATTTTTCTTATTGGGGGCGTCAGGGTTGGCAGACTGGTTGCGGGTACGGACTGA
- the HDA1 gene encoding Histone deacetylase hda1 (EggNog:ENOG503NTWF; BUSCO:EOG09263E5F; COG:B): MIGRLLQVPASSRLISDQSLTISSHAFEIGHVAGHCAYHSPISLLLCLAHILKPSALFALGTYLFHLPRHYLCLSSRLVANKSQTNLPSLQHLRFASSICWPGPCGIMDVDQDVVMDGTADAPSIQSANGYSEPTSKSGGSSLETPNGHSADSSAEGTSSKSGEPGYPERFRRKGILPTGCCYDDRMKLHANADFGPNPHHPEDPSRIEVIMRIFKKHGLLFTGTDAELIDVINNRPTSYMWRIPAREATEEEIRTVHRVEHFNWVKALSTKTTHELRDISAMMDQGRESLYVGSMTYEASLISAGGAIETCKAVVTGTVKNAFAVIRPPGHHAEYDQPMGFCLFNNVPIAAKVCQKEYPDICRRVMILDWDVHHGNGIQNMFYEDPNILYISLHVYKNGDFYPGKPDNPMIPDGGMEQCGAGNGLGKNINIAWHDQGMGDGEYMAAFQKIVMPIGHEFNPDLVIISAGFDAAAGDELGACFVSPACYAHMTHMLMSLAGGKVAVCLEGGYNLIAISKSALAVAQTLMGEPPPQMQIPRISKEASKVLAKVQAYQAPYWECMRPGIIDVTEMTKNDSSRLHDVIRSSQKEKLSKYGMLPLYIQRDIIFRSFENQVLVTKGVQSAKKLLLIVHDPPELHGQPDPLDNSLEPHNSWVSDGVAKYIDWACNNDFGVIDINVPHYITRTDDTEHFTPRMDEKTLQMHLQELMCYIWDNYLQLYDGADEIYLMGVGNAYLGIKVLLINRNVRNRIAGIVNFVDGSLRPVKSDVDEDLSSWYKDNSQVYVANDHACWSDPDLTRKVMKRRFGNAIRSEVNGLAPMMNRHFKDVLRFIAEQARKLHGGETTEDEGNRRG; encoded by the exons ATGATCGGGAGACTGCTGCAAGTGCCAGCCTCCAGTCGTCTCATCTCCGACCAGTCTTTGACCATTTCATCTCACGCATTTGAAATAGGTCACGTAGCTGGGCACTGTGCTTATCATAGCCCTATATCTTTGCTCCTCTGCCTAGCTCATATCCTCAAGCCTTCTGCCTTGTTTGCCCTTGGCACCTATCTTTTTCACCTTCCTCGACACTACCTCTGTTTATCTTCAAGACTCGTCGCTAACAAAAGCCAGACAAACTTGCCAAGTCTACAACACCTTCGCTTCGCCTCTTCCATTTGCTGGCCAGGTCCTTGCGGCATCATGGACGTTGACCAAGATGTTGTGATGGATGGGACCGCGGATGCGCCTTCTATACAGTCCGCCAATGGCTACTCAGAACCAACGTCCAAGTCGGGAGGGAGCTCTCTGGAGACACCAAACGGCCACAGTGCCGACAGCAGTGCCGAAGGGACATCTTCCAAGAGTGGCGAGCCTGGCTATCCTGAACGTTTCCGACGAAAAGGGATCCTACCAACCGGTTGCTGTTACGATGACCGCATGAAGCTCCATGCCAACGCGGATTTCGGGccaaaccctcaccacccagaAGACCCATCGCGTATCGAGGTCATTATGAGGATCTTCAAAAAGCACGGTCTCCTGTTTACGGGAACAGATGCCGAACTCATCGATGTCATTAACAACAGACCAACCAGCTACATGTGGAGGATTCCCGCAAGGGAAGCGACAGAAGAAGAGATCCGTACTGTTCATAGAGTCGAACATTTCAACTGGGTCAAGGCTCTGTCCACCAAGACCACGCACGAACTCCGCGATATCTCAGCCATGATGGACCAAGGTCGCGAGTCCCTCTATGTTGGTAGTATGACATACGAGGCCTCTCTGATCTCGGCCGGTGGTGCCATCGAAACCTGCAAGGCTGTCGTTACCGGCACCGTCAAGAATGCCTTCGCTGTTATCCGACCACCAGGACATCACGCCGAGTACGACCAGCCTATGGGTTTCTGTTTGTTCAACAACGTACCGATTGCGGCCAAAGTCTGCCAGAAGGAGTACCCCGACATTTGCCGCCGCGTCATGATTCTCGATTGGGATGTCCACCACGGCAACGGCATTCAGAACATGTTTTATGAGGATCCCAACATTCTCTACATATCTTTGCATGTTTACAAGAACGGAGACTTTTACCCAGGAAAGCCTGATAACCCCATGATTCCGGATGGCGGGATGGAGCAATGCGGTGCTGGAAACGGGCTCGGCAAGAACATCAATATCGCGTGGCACGACCAGGGCATGGGCGATGGCGAGTACATGGCGGCATTCCAAAAGATTGTTATGCCAATTGGCCACGAGTTCAACCCCGACCTGGTTATCATCTCTGCCGGTTTCGACGCTGCCGCCGGAGATGAGCTCGGCGCTTGCTTCGTGTCGCCTGCCTGTTACGCTCATATGACACACATGTTGATGTCTCTGGCGGGCGGCAAGGTTGCCGTTTGTTTGGAGGGTGGTTACAATCTGATTGCCATCTCCAAATCGGCCCTGGCTGTCGCTCAAACCCTCATGGGCGAACCACCCCCACAGATGCAGATTCCAAGAATCAGCAAGGAAGCCAGCAAAGTCCTGGCCAAGGTCCAAGCTTACCAGGCTCCCTATTGGGAGTGCATGCGGCCGGGCATCATCGACGTTACAGAGATGACCAAGAACGACTCGTCTCGCCTGCACGACGTGATCAGATCATCACAAAAAGAGAAGTTATCCAAGTACGGCATGCTCCCGTTGTATATCCAACGAGACATCATCTTTAGGTCATTTGAGAACCAAGTGTTGGTGACGAAGGGCGTGCAGTCCGCGAAGAAGCTGCTGTTAATTGTGCATGACCCTCCCGAGCTGCATGGGCAGCCGGATCCCCTTGATAACTCTCTCGAGCCACACAATTCTTGGGTC TCTGATGGTGTGGCCAAGTACATTGACTGGGCTTGCAACAATGACTTTGGGGTGATTGATATCAACGTCCCCCATTACATTACCCGAACAGACGACACGGAGCACTTCACCCCGAGAATGGACGAGAAGACTCTCCAAATGCATCTTCAAGAGCTGATGTGTTACATCTGGGACAACTACCTCCAGCTCTACGACGGGGCAGACGAGATCTACCTGATGGGGGTGGGTAATGCCTACCTCGGGATCAAGGTCCTGTTGATCAACAGAA ACGTCCGCAACCGAATCGCTGGCATAGTAAACTTTGTGGACGGCAGTCTCCGGCCTGTCAAGTCggacgtggacgaggacTTGTCGTCATGGTACAAGGACAACTCACAGGTCTATGTTGCGAACGACCACGCCTGCTGGTCGGACCCGGATCTTACTAGGAAGGTGATGAAGAGGCGGTTCGGGAATGCCATCAGGAGCGAGGTGAATGGGTTGGCGCCGATGATGAATAGGCATTTTAAGGATGTGCTGCGGTTTATTGCTGAGCAGGCGAGGAAGCTTCACGGGGGGGAGACgacggaggatgaggggaataggagggggt